A genomic segment from Malaclemys terrapin pileata isolate rMalTer1 chromosome 1, rMalTer1.hap1, whole genome shotgun sequence encodes:
- the LOC128830347 gene encoding general transcription factor II-I repeat domain-containing protein 2A-like, with protein MAKRKIDSENRDFQSRWENEYMFTEIAGKPVCLLCGSNIAVMKEYNLRRHYETKHENKFKNLSAGQKLQKVEELKKNLTSQQTFFTKAKSQSEAAVKASFIVAEEIAKSGRPFTEGEFVKNCMMKVCDVLCPDKTRAFANVSLSRNTVANRVCEMATDLKTQLIERAKDFVAYSLAVDETTDATDTAQLAIFIRGVDSNLCVTEEILDIKSMHGTTKGEDIFGNVFQSVTDMKLPWEKLVGLTTDGAPAMCGEKNGLVGRMRSKMREENCAGELTVYHCIIHQESLSAKVLKMDHVMNTVTQTVNFIRAHGLNHRQFQSFLREIDSEFGDMPYHTEVRWLSRGKVLKRHFELREEICQFMDSKGKDCTVLRDEKWKCELAFLADITSHLSALNLQLQGREHIITDMHDAVKAFQVKLRLWETQMHQCNLSHFPCCQVIRNQESATVFPNATFAEKLSALRTEFARRFSDFEAQKSNFELLRNPFAVDVETAPVEMQMELIELQCNGTLKAKYDTAGPAQFTRFIPEAMPQLRQHAARILSMFGSTYLCEQLFSVMKINKTSHRSRLTDEHLQSILRIFTTQNLTPNINELVAKKRLQVSGSD; from the coding sequence ATGGCCAAGAGAAAAATTGATTCTGAAAACCGAGACTTTCAAAGCCGGTGGGAGAATGAGTATATGTTTACTGAAATTGCAGGTAAACCAGTGTGTCTCCTTTGCGGGAGTAATATCGCTGTAATGAAGGAGTATAACCTAAGACGGCACTACGAGACGAAACATGAGAACAAATTCAAAAACCTGAGCGCAGGACAGAAGCTACAAAAGGTAGAGGAGTTGAAGAAGAATTTGACATCCCAGCAGACGTTTTTCACCAAAGCAAAATCACAAAGTGAAGCTGCTGTGAAAGCAAGTTTCATTGTGGCCGAAGAGATCGCCAAATCAGGACGGCCGTTTACCGAGGGGGAATTCGTAAAGAATTGTATGATGAAAGTGTGCGACGTCCTTTGTCCAGATAAAACGCGAGCGTTTGCAAATGTAAGCCTCAGCAGAAACACTGTTGCTAATCGGGTTTGTGAGATGGCGACTGATTTGAAAACACAGTTGATTGAAAGAGCAAAAGATTTTGTTGCATACTCCCTTGCCGTGGATGAAACTACTGACGCGACTGACACTGCACAGCTGGCGATATTTATCCGTGGTGTGGATTCCAATTTGTGTGTAACAGAGGAAATACTGGACATTAAATCGATGCACGGGACAACGAAAGGAGAAGACATCTTTGGAAATGTATTTCAAAGTGTAACCGACATGAAACTGCCGTGGGAAAAACTCGTTGGACTTACAACAGATGGCGCACCTGCTATGTGTGGTGAAAAAAATGGACTGGTGGGAAGGATGCGCTCAAAGATGCGGGAGGAGAACTGTGCCGGTGAGTTGACAGTGTATCACTGCATCATACACCAGGAATCGCTGAGTGCTAAAGTCCTaaaaatggatcatgtgatgaacACTGTAACACAAACCGTCAACTTTATCAGAGCCCACGGTTTAAATCACCGCCAATTCCAGTCTTTTCTGCGGGAAATAGATAGCGAGTTTGGCGATATGCCATATCATACGGAGGTCCGGTGGCTAAGTCGGGGAAAAGTTCTCAAAAGACACTTTGAGCTGCGAGAGGAAATCTGCCAGTTCATGGACAGTAAGGGGAAAGACTGCACAGTTCTGCGGGATGAAAAGTGGAAATGTGAGTTGGCGTTCCTGGCTGACATAACGTCGCATCTTAGCGCTTTAAACCTTCAACTCCAGGGACGGGAGCACATAATAACCGATATGCATGATGCAGTGAAGGCATTTCAAGTGAAGCTGCGCTTATGGGAGACACAAATGCACCAATGCAACTTGTCTCACTTTCCCTGTTGCCAAGTAATACGGAACCAAGAAAGTGCCACAGTTTTCCCAAATGCCACCTTTGCTGAAAAACTCAGCGCGCTGCGCACTGAGTTCGCACGGCGCTTCAGTGActttgaggcacagaaaagtaatTTCGAGCTGCTTCGCAACCCATTTGCAGTCGATGTGGAAACCGCACCTGTAGAAATGCAGATGGAGCTGATAGAACTGCAATGTAACGGGACACTGAAGGCAAAGTACGACACTGCGGGGCCAGCACAGTTCACTCGCTTCATTCCTGAAGCGATGCCGCAGCTCCGCCAACATGCGGCTCGAATCCTGTCCATGTTTGGCAGCACATATCTGTGCGAGCAGCTGTTCTCTGTGATGAAAATTAACAAAACGTCACACAGGAGTCGCCTCACTGATGAACACCTGCAATCGATCCTGAGAATCTTCACAACACAGAACCTAACCCCAAACATAAACGAACTTGTTGCAAAGAAAAGACTCCAAGTATCAGGCTCTGACTAA